CTATTAGGTTTTAAAAACTCGACCAAAAAGCGGAATCCAAAATAACTTACCATGAAAACCTTAAACAAAGATCCATTCTCCAGGGAGACGGCACTATGCTCTAGCTTTTTGAGGCCTATGAACAGCAGAATCAAAAAGCAGATTTCATAAAGTGCTATGGGGTGACGATCTAACCCATCGCCTAAATCCATCCCCAAGAAAAAGTGGGTTGTCTTTCCATACGCGAACTCCTTCATACCCGCTAAGAAACACCCAATTCTACCGATAATGATGCCCAAAATAATGGGAAGGGTAAATAAATCCCCAGACGATTGTCGCTCCCCAATAATCTTTTTGGCCAATTCTACGCCCAATAACCCGCCGAACAAGCCGCCCATGATAGTCTTATTGTTTAAGATGGCAATCCAACCTTGGTTCCAATGCAGGAACGGGTTCTCAAAAAAGGCAACTAATCGGGAAAAGAAAAGTGCTCCAAAAATGGCCCCAATGATAATGGAAAGCCGGTTGTTTGAGGATATGTTGTCCGTGGAATTTTTCCGTAGGAAAAGATAATAACGAAATCCTACAAGAAAAGCCAGGTATTCCAATACCAAATGCACATTGACCTTATGGCCGAAGAGTTCGGGCTCAAATGGAATGAAAGATAACAATATCATTATCATTCCCCTCCTCCTGCCTCCGACGAGCTATC
This window of the Maribacter cobaltidurans genome carries:
- a CDS encoding prolipoprotein diacylglyceryl transferase family protein, coding for MILLSFIPFEPELFGHKVNVHLVLEYLAFLVGFRYYLFLRKNSTDNISSNNRLSIIIGAIFGALFFSRLVAFFENPFLHWNQGWIAILNNKTIMGGLFGGLLGVELAKKIIGERQSSGDLFTLPIILGIIIGRIGCFLAGMKEFAYGKTTHFFLGMDLGDGLDRHPIALYEICFLILLFIGLKKLEHSAVSLENGSLFKVFMVSYFGFRFLVEFLKPNSFYILGLSSIQILCLLCFLYYHQSIRQGISYARKKLHLL